Proteins found in one Chaetodon auriga isolate fChaAug3 chromosome 12, fChaAug3.hap1, whole genome shotgun sequence genomic segment:
- the eif4a2 gene encoding eukaryotic initiation factor 4A-II: protein MSSDSADYNSSKDRDHGGPDGMEPDGVIESNWSEITDNFDDMNLKETLLRGIYAYGFEKPSAIQQRAIIPCIKGYDVIAQAQSGTGKTATFAISILQQLDIEQKETQALVLAPTRELAQQIQKVILALGDYMGAACHACIGGTNLRSEIQKLQAEAPHIVVGTPGRVFDMLSRGHLSPKWIKMFVLDEADEMLSRGFKDQIYEIFQKLSTNIQVVLLSATMPAEVLEVTKKFMRDPIRILVKKEELTLEGIKQFYINVEREEWKLDTLCDLYETLTITQAVIFLNTRRKVDWLTEKMHARDFTVSALHGDMDQKERDVIMREFRSGSSRVLITTDLLARGIDVQQVSLVINYDLPTNRENYIHRIGRGGRFGRKGVAINFVTEEDKRILRDIETFYNTTVEEMPMNVADLI from the exons CTCAAAAGATAGAGACCATGGGGGGCCAGATGGAATGGAGCCTGATGGTGTCATCGAG AGCAACTGGAGCGAGATTACGGACAACTTTGATGATATGAACCTGAAGGAGACTCTTCTCAGGGGAATATATGCATATGGTTTTGAAAAGCCATCTGCCATTCAACAAAGGGCAATCATTCCTTGCATCAAAG GATATGATGTCATTGCCCAGGCCCAGTCAGGCACTGGCAAGACGGCCACGTTTGCCATCTCTATCTTGCAGCAGCTGGACATTGAGCAGAAGGAGACTCAAGCTCTGGTGTTGGCTCCCACCAGAGAGCTGGCTCAGCAG ATCCAGAAGGTCATTCTGGCTCTGGGTGACTACATGGGGGCAGCCTGCCATGCCTGTATTGGAGGGACCAATCTCCGTAGTGAAATACAGAAGCTCCAGGCTGAGGCCCCTCACATAGTGGTGGGCACACCTGGACGTGTGTTTGACATGCTTAGCAGGGGACATCTGT CCCCAAAATGGATCAAGATGTTTGTTcttgatgaagctgatgagatgtTGAGTCGAGGGTTCAAGGATCAGATCTATGAGATCTTCCAGAAACTGAGCACAAACATTCAA GTGGTCCTGCTCTCTGCCACCATGCCAGCAGAGGTGTTGGAGGTGACCAAGAAGTTCATGCGAGACCCCATTCGCATCTTGGTGAAGAAAGAAGAGCTTACCCTTGAGGGTATCAAGCAGTTCTACATAAATGTTGAGCGAGAG GAATGGAAGCTGGACACCCTGTGTGATCTGTATGAAACACTGACAATCACCCAGGCTGTCATCTTCCTCAACACCAGGAGAAAAGTCGACTGGTTGACTGAGAAGATGCATGCTAGAGACttcactgtctctgctctg CATGGAGATATGGACCAGAAGGAGCGAGACGTGATTATGAGGGAGTTCAGATCTGGCTCAAGCAGAGTGTTGATCACTACTGATCTTCTG GCTCGTGGGATTGATGTCCAGCAGGTGTCCCTGGTCATTAACTATGACCTTCCTACAAATCGAGAGAACTACATTCATAG AATTGGTCGTGGTGGCCGTTTTGGCAGAAAAGGAGTTGCTATCAACTTCGTCACCGAGGAGGACAAGAGGATTCTTCGAGACATTGAGACGTTTTACAATACAACTGTGGAGGAGATGCCTATGAATGTGGCTGACCTGATTTGA